A genomic window from Streptomyces sp. HUAS YS2 includes:
- a CDS encoding L-serine ammonia-lyase produces the protein MAISVFDLFSIGIGPSSSHTVGPMRAARMFARRLKNEGLLAPTASIRAELYGSLGATGHGHGTPKAVLLGLEGNSPRTVDVETADEQVERIKSSGHINVLGAHEIPFDFDADLILHRRKALPYHANGMTVFAYDADGALLLEKTYYSVGGGFVVDETALSNEGVDGQSPIIPDDTVLKYPFRTGDELLRMAKETGLSISAMMLENEKAWRTEDEIRAGLLEIWRVMQACVSRGMSREGILPGGLKVRRRASALARKLRSEGDPKAHAMEWITLYAMAVNEENAAGGRVVTAPTNGAAGIIPAVLHYYMNFVPGADEDGVVRFLLAAGAVGMLFKENASISGAEVGCQGEVGSACSMAAGALAEVLGGTPEQVENAAEIGMEHNLGLTCDPVGGLVQIPCIERNGMASVKAVTAAKMSMRGDGSHLVSLDKVIKTMKETGADMSVKYKETARGGLAVNIIEC, from the coding sequence GTGGCCATCTCGGTCTTCGACCTGTTCTCGATCGGCATCGGCCCGTCCAGCTCCCACACGGTGGGCCCGATGCGGGCGGCCCGGATGTTCGCGCGCCGGCTGAAGAACGAGGGGCTGCTGGCCCCGACCGCTTCCATACGCGCGGAGCTGTACGGCTCGCTGGGCGCGACCGGCCACGGCCACGGCACCCCGAAGGCGGTCCTGCTGGGCCTGGAGGGCAACTCTCCGCGCACGGTCGACGTCGAGACGGCGGACGAGCAGGTGGAGCGGATCAAGAGCAGCGGCCATATCAACGTGCTGGGCGCGCACGAGATCCCGTTCGACTTCGACGCGGACCTGATCCTGCACCGCCGCAAGGCGCTGCCGTACCACGCCAACGGCATGACGGTCTTCGCGTACGACGCGGACGGCGCGCTGCTCCTGGAGAAGACGTACTACTCGGTGGGCGGCGGCTTCGTCGTCGACGAGACTGCACTTTCCAACGAGGGGGTCGACGGCCAGAGCCCGATCATCCCGGACGACACGGTCCTGAAGTACCCGTTCCGCACCGGCGACGAGCTCCTCCGCATGGCGAAGGAGACCGGCCTGTCGATCTCCGCGATGATGCTGGAGAACGAGAAGGCCTGGCGCACGGAGGACGAGATCCGGGCCGGCCTGCTGGAGATCTGGCGGGTCATGCAGGCCTGCGTCTCGCGCGGCATGTCCCGCGAGGGCATCCTGCCGGGCGGCCTGAAGGTCCGCCGCCGCGCCTCGGCGCTGGCCCGCAAGCTGCGCTCCGAGGGCGACCCGAAGGCGCACGCGATGGAGTGGATCACCCTCTACGCGATGGCCGTGAACGAGGAGAACGCGGCCGGCGGCCGCGTGGTCACCGCCCCGACGAACGGCGCGGCCGGCATCATCCCGGCGGTCCTGCACTACTACATGAACTTCGTGCCCGGCGCGGACGAGGACGGCGTGGTCCGCTTCCTGCTCGCGGCCGGCGCGGTCGGCATGCTCTTCAAGGAGAACGCCTCGATCTCCGGCGCCGAGGTCGGCTGCCAGGGCGAGGTCGGCTCGGCCTGCTCGATGGCCGCCGGCGCGCTGGCCGAGGTCCTCGGCGGCACCCCGGAGCAGGTGGAGAACGCCGCCGAGATCGGCATGGAGCACAACCTGGGCCTGACCTGCGACCCGGTCGGCGGCCTGGTCCAGATCCCCTGCATCGAGCGCAACGGCATGGCCTCGGTGAAGGCCGTCACGGCGGCGAAGATGTCCATGCGCGGCGACGGCAGCCACCTGGTCTCCCTCGACAAGGTCATCAAGACCATGAAGGAGACGGGCGCCGACATGTCGGTCAAGTACAAGGAGACGGCCCGCGGCGGGCTCGCGGTGAACATCATCGAGTGCTGA